Proteins from a single region of Mytilus trossulus isolate FHL-02 chromosome 2, PNRI_Mtr1.1.1.hap1, whole genome shotgun sequence:
- the LOC134708452 gene encoding uncharacterized protein LOC134708452, which yields MDEIWKENSPEPVQGNETDKLLSTTKKNYYLRWMSLLAGGFAHAMMASNLIFYVYINDIKAMFHYNQKEVELFASMLNAGIGLGFLPNLIGSKLKSTWILVIGLLLSTTGLLLLWSSTKMVAFYEGKSWLMAFYFLISGLGGSVAYIMALRFNATHFAEDKRGRIMAMMFIFIDIGMISFTVIYYKAFAAADRFEGLLIVVVSFNAAVYIFCMIFLRNASSNVGELTVDNEEPQSSNFKYEAMDTNNALSEKSFSELLCTVDYQLLAWMCSSAFAVSLLLSNNMTVLTKELDLTSIDSIITIMYPPIVIVAALVFSAASDKMKHILTRTSFLIAGVICLAISSMLNAFLSSGKGVVITAVVLAAIGTGIVYTIGPTAMSEVFHIDNLMRNWGLVMLLRAVLIIILHLIFGEIYDLEVSSDASTFCKGLHCTRYGYLLTFGVALIAVVLGVVLIVRNNLRKKRTTKMG from the exons ATGGATGAAATATGGAAAGAGAATTCCCCCGAACCGGTTCAG GGGAATGAAACTGACAAACTGCTGTCGACAACAAAGAAGAACTATTATCTCCGATGGATGTCCCTACTTGCTGGAGGATTTGCTCATGCTATGATGGCATCCAATCTGATATTCTATGTTTACATTAATGATATCAAAGCCATGTTTCACTATAACCAGAAAGAAG TGGAATTATTTGCCTCCATGTTGAATGCCGGAATTGGCCTTGGGTTTTTACCCAATTTGATTGGTAGCAAACTGAAATCAACATGGATATTAGTTATTGGTTTACTGTTAAGTActactggtttacttttattgtgGAGCTCTACAAAGATGGTGGCATTCTATGAGGGAAAGAGCTGGCTTATGGctttctattttcttattagCG gtCTTGGAGGTTCTGTAGCCTACATTATGGCATTACGATTTAACGCAACGCATTTTGCAGAAGACAAAAGGGGTCGTATTATGGCAatgatgtttattttcattgatattggCATGATCAGCTTCACTGTTATATATTACAAGGCTTTTGCAGCAGCCGACCGATTCGAAGGACTTTTGATTGTTGTGGTATCTTTCAATGCTGccgtatatatattttgtatgatattccTCAGAAACGCATCCTCTAATGTTGGAGAACTTACTGTTGACAATGAGGAACCACAgtcttcaaatttcaaatatgaagCAATGGACACTAATAACGCATTATCAGAAAAATCCTTTTCGGAACTACTCTGCACTGTTGATTATCAATTGCTTGCGTGGATGTGTTCATCGGCATTTGCTGTGTCGCTTTTGCTAAGCAACAATATGACAGTCTTAACAAAAGAACTTGATCTGACCTCTATAGATAGTATCATCACGATTATGTACCCACCGATAGTGATTGTTGCAGCATTGGTATTCAGTGCAGCATCTGACAAAATGAAGCATATTTTAACGAGGACATCATTCTTAATCGCGGGAGTAATATGTTTAGCCATCAGTTCGATGTTAAATGCTTTCTTATCGTCAGGAAAGGGGGTTGTCATCACTGCGGTAGTGTTAGCCGCTATTGGAACTGGAATAGTGTATACCATTGGACCTACAGCTATGAGTGAAGTGTTTCACATTGATAATTTAATGCGCAATTGGGGTCTGGTAATGCTACTTCGAGCTGTTCTAATAATTATTcttcatttgatttttggtgAAATATATGATCTCGAAGTAAGTTCAGATGCTTCAACGTTTTGTAAAGGTTTGCATTGTACTCGTTACGGATATCTTTTGACATTTGGCGTAGCACTAATTGCCGTCGTCCTTGGAGTAGTATTGATTGTACGCAACAACTTAAGAAAAAAGAGAACAACTAAGATGGGATGA